The following proteins come from a genomic window of Carassius auratus strain Wakin chromosome 18, ASM336829v1, whole genome shotgun sequence:
- the LOC113118641 gene encoding neuroblast differentiation-associated protein AHNAK-like has product MPNLDISLPKLKPSGGEFNVESPNMKGGKFHMPSIDIFLPGGGAERDVNVEGHAGKGGKIEMPKLDVALPKFKASAGEINVEGQDIKGGKFHMPSINISLPGGGLGGDVDVEGPSGKGRKFEIPELDVSLPKLKPSGGQIDFEGPDIKGGKFHVPSIDISLPGTTEGGLKLGDDTKKGIRFHMPTIDISIPKMNLTDRELKVRSDNKDIDFNLTHDSDIETKASGAKISDFNVPEVTLGGNIKLPSVKIPTVDISAPKVDLDFSLPKGKGSDRENIELLKAEGGRPSSEASFDVPDVSVKMPKISLPKFGRKSKSGDKLELESPDLSIDLEMKRTSPSKKDTEIIVPDTELKIKAGAEEITKPEFRVEGPEDKVKSKFKFPKFKTPTPKAKLKDVEIHMPGYVDNKGKVRMPAVEISLPKANISECEALLPKPEVDVSEADIRGYEGSLKIPKMPTIDISVPKVDLDVSLPRVKLHEPMDSSDLNIDGSRGTVNLPHVKIPKVDISLPRAKMGGIDNHEVEVGRKGKLRIPKVEISLPHAKHDTFYTGTEIKGEKLKIPKMSVPSVDLSLPHGKENDDPDVEFGAKGSKLKMPDIIVPKIDLSLPRGRKEDNHKLDSELEGAKLKMPNIDIPIPQIKSKDVVSELQPDVGKGEVMIPGIRGSVEVKGGQCKIPDIKIPQVDISLPESRTGEFDTKEGESGGVGGKLTMPNVKIPKLDIGISRDANILDPSIDASLKDSHKEGKKMMMPNVPLELDLGISKDGNQDKKKSELQDTDLEPTPKEKIKGPKVKGTKFNIGMPKVKVSVLETDINKSGKMEAKFLKGGTDANLEAGLQAPKIPELDFDIETAQADTNNSDEDKKQTGKVKIPKFGIPLPSLSSPEINIKSSQGKGHSINIDSKVEYESPRLPKVTKAVFVMVDPQTESSASVGGEASAETIDVKIKQPKIKMKPSFGKSQSNEKGKAIYCEDEVETEGKSKTAKLKFPKVTFSSGQRGSFDVTPSGSDDGTSPSLNGNKDEKTMFGKLKLPKVDFSSPYSKNESEGEEMETSMKLRMDSSGESKDSKESKTISGTMSFPGLKKKTEKDEKMRKSSTIVSSKARTEMLAEREGSESPVPTVSSGFVSVMKCEEREETTWFKVPKVTLRPHSTDILHITPESSPKGSKSSLPCSSEGASGGFYVKMPSVEFLTHEMPSEHLITKTEGTLTIVTKTTKYTETKGTSSKQ; this is encoded by the coding sequence atgccaAACTTAGATATTTCATTGCCTAAATTAAAACCATCAGGAGGTGAATTTAACGTTGAAAGTCCCAATATGAAGGGTGGAAAGTTTCACATGCCCTCTATTGATATCTTTCTGCCAGGAGGAGGAGCAGAACGAGATGTAAATGTTGAAGGACATGCAGGAAAAGGAGGAAAAATTGAAATGCCAAAATTAGATGTTGCTTTGCCAAAATTTAAAGCATCTGCTGGAGAAATCAATGTTGAAGGCCAAGATATCAAGGGTGGAAAGTTTCACATGCCCTCTATAAATATCTCTCTGCCTGGAGGAGGATTAGGAGGAGATGTAGATGTTGAAGGACCTtcaggaaaaggaagaaaatttgAAATACCAGAATTAGATGTTTCTTTGCCAAAATTAAAACCTTCAGGAGGTCAAATTGACTTTGAAGGCCCGGATATCAAGGGTGGAAAGTTTCACGTGCcctctatagatatctctctgcCGGGAACCACAGAGGGAGGGCTTAAACTGGGAGATGACACTAAAAAAGGTATAAGATTTCACATGCCCACTATTGATATCTCTATCCCTAAAATGAATCTAACAGATCGTGAACTAAAAGTTCGGTCAGATAATAAAGACATAGACTTTAACTTGACCCATGATTCTGATATAGAGACCAAAGCCTCTGGTGCCAAAATTAGTGATTTCAATGTCCCTGAAGTAACTTTAGGTGGGAACATCAAGCTGCCAAGTGTGAAAATACCAACTGTTGACATATCTGCTCCTAAAGTTGACCTGGACTTTAGTCTTCCCAAGGGAAAGGGCAGTGATAGAGAAAATATTGAACTTCTTAAGGCAGAGGGTGGAAGGCCGTCATCTGAGGCAAGTTTTGATGTTCCAGACGTCTCTGTAAAAATGCCCAAAATTTCACTTCCTAAATTTGGCAGAAAATCGAAAAGTGGAGACAAACTAGAACTGGAGAGTCCTGACTTATCTATAGATTTGGAAATGAAAAGAACATCACCATCTAAAAAGGATACTGAAATAATTGTTCCTGACACTGAACTGAAGATCAAAGCAGGTGCTGAAGAAATTACAAAACCAGAATTCAGAGTAGAGGGTCCTGAAGATAAGGTCAAATCCAAGTTCAAATTCCCCAAATTCAAGACACCTACTCCTAAAGCAAAGCTCAAAGATGTAGAAATACATATGCCTGGATATGTGGACAACAAAGGAAAAGTCAGAATGCCAGCAGTTGAGATATCATTGCCAAAAGCAAATATTTCAGAATGTGAGGCATTGCTTCCTAAACCTGAGGTTGATGTATCTGAGGCAGATATCAGAGGTTATGAGGGCAGTTTAAAAATCCCTAAGATGCCAACAATTGATATATCAGTTCCAAAAGTTGATTTAGATGTTTCTTTGCCTAGGGTGAAACTTCATGAACCCATGGACTCTTCTGACTTAAACATTGATGGTAGTAGGGGTACAGTTAATTTACCCCATGTCAAGATCCCTAAAGTTGACATTTCACTCCCTCGTGCCAAAATGGGTGGCATAGATAACCATGAGGTGGAGGTTGGAAGGAAGGGTAAATTAAGAATTCCAAAAGTGGAAATATCATTACCACATGCAAAACACGACACATTTTACACTGGCACCGAAATTAAAGGTGAAAAGCTAAAAATACCAAAAATGTCAGTGCCTAGTGTTGATTTATCATTGCCTCATGGAAAGGAAAATGATGATCCTGATGTAGAATTCGGAGCGAAAGGGAGTAAATTAAAAATGCCAGACATTATAGTGCCTAAGATAGATTTATCACTACCTCGTGGAAGGAAAGAAGATAATCACAAACTTGATTCAGAACTAGAAGGTGCGAAATTAAAGATGCCAAACATTGATATACCCATTCctcaaataaaatctaaagatgtTGTTTCAGAACTTCAACCTGATGTAGGAAAAGGTGAAGTCATGATCCCTGGGATAAGGGGATCTGTGGAAGTAAAAGGTGGACAATGTAAGATACCTGATATTAAGATACCACAGGTAGACATATCATTACCAGAAAGTAGAACTGGAGAGTTTGATACCAAAGAGGGAGAATCTGGAGGAGTGGGTGGAAAATTGACAATGCCGAATGTTAAAATCCCAAAACTAGATATAGGAATCTCTAGAGATGCAAACATATTAGATCCTTCTATTGATGCAAGCCTTAAGGATTCACATAAAGAGGGTAAAAAGATGATGATGCCTAATGTGCCTCTAGAGCTGGATCTTGGCATATCAAAAGATGGAAACCAGGATAAAAAGAAATCTGAACTTCAAGATACTGATCTGGAACCCACAccgaaagaaaaaataaaagggcCAAAAGTTAAAGGTACAAAATTTAATATTGGAATGCCAAAAGTAAAAGTTTCTGTATTAGAAACTGACATAAACAAGTCTGGAAAAATGGAAGCTAAATTTCTAAAAGGAGGAACTGATGCAAACTTGGAAGCTGGTTTACAAGCACCAAAGATTCCTGAACTTGACTTTGACATTGAGACTGCCCAAGCTGACACTAATAATTCTGATGAAGATAAAAAGCAGACTGGTAAAGTTAAAATTCCAAAGTTTGGGATTCCTCTGCCTTCTTTAAGTTCACCTGAAATCAACATCAAATCTTCTCAGGGAAAAGGTCACTCTATAAACATAGACTCCAAGGTAGAGTATGAAAGTCCACGTCTGCCAAAAGTAACAAAAGCTGTATTTGTTATGGTGGATCCACAAACTGAGAGCTCAGCTAGTGTAGGTGGTGAAGCAAGTGCAGAAACTATAGATGTGAAGATTAAACAGCCAAAGATCAAAATGAAGCCGAGTTTTGGGAAGTCTCAATCAAATGAAAAGGGGAAAGCAATATATTGCGAAGATGAGGTGGAAACTGAGGGAAAGTCCAAAACTGCTAAGCTTAAATTTCCCAAAGTCACATTCTCATCTGGGCAGAGAGGATCATTTGATGTAACACCAAGTGGGTCTGATGATGGAACAAGTCCAAGTCTAAATGGTAACAAAGATGAAAAAACAATGTTTGGAAAGCTTAAATTGCCTAAAGTGGACTTTTCCTCACCATACTCAAAAAATGAAAGTGAGGGAGAGGAAATGGAAACAAGCATGAAACTCAGGATGGACAGCTCAGGAGAAAGCAAAGATAGCAAGGAGTCAAAGACAATATCAGGCACAATGTCTTTCCCAGGTCTAAAGAAGAAAACAGAGAAGGATGAGAAGATGAGAAAGAGTAGTACTATAGTATCCTCGAAAGCAAGGACTGAAATGTTGGCAGAACGGGAGGGATCAGAGTCTCCAGTACCCACAGTATCATCTGGATTTGTCTCTGTAATGAAGTGTGAAGAAAGAGAGGAGACAACATGGTTCAAAGTACCCAAGGTCACCCTTAGACCCCATTCTACAGACATCCTTCATATCACACCAGAAAGCTCTCCAAAAGGAAGCAAGTCCTCTCTTCCTTGTTCTAGTGAGGGAGCTTCTGGAGGTTTCTATGTGAAGATGCCAAGCGTAGAATTTTTGACCCATGAAATGCCCTCAGAGCATCTGATTACTAAAACAGAGGGAACTCTTACTATAGTGACTAAGACGACAAAGTATACAGAAACAAAAGGTACCAGTTCGAAACAGTAA